A region of the Acetonema longum DSM 6540 genome:
GTGAATTTGCGGCAGGAGGTATCGCCGGCCAAACCAAACAGTCTTTAGAAAATGTAAAAGCTGTTTTAGCGGAGGCCGGTTGCACACTGGCCCATGTCGTTAAAGCCACGGTATTTATTAAGAATATGGATGATTTTGCGGCGATGAACAATGTGTATGCCGAATATTTTACCGGGGAATGCCCGGCGCGGGCCTGTGTGGAAGTAGCGCGATTGCCTAAAGATGCCTTGGTGGAAATCGAAGTCATTGCAGTTTACTGATAACGACCCTAAAAAANAANAGAGAGAGAGA
Encoded here:
- a CDS encoding RidA family protein, coding for MKQAISTAKAPKAIGPYSQAIKANGLVFVSGQLPVIPTSGEFAAGGIAGQTKQSLENVKAVLAEAGCTLAHVVKATVFIKNMDDFAAMNNVYAEYFTGECPARACVEVARLPKDALVEIEVIAVY